TCCACGAGCGTAAAGGATTCGTTGAGTGAATATATGGCCCCTTTCATAATCTGCTGCTAATTGAATTTCATCAACACATACAAACTCAAAAAAATCTTCTGGCATCGATTCAACAGTACAAAAAAAGTATTTTGCATCTTTTGGAATAATTTTTTCTTCGCCCGTTATAAGCGCGATTTGGTTAATTGGGTATAAATTGCAAGCTTTATCGTAGTTTTCGCGCGCTAAAAGTCTTAATGGAAAACCAAAAACACCACTTTGATAGGAAAACATTTGTTCAAATGCATAAAAAGTTTTTCCTGTATTCGTTGGTCCTAAAATAATTTCAACTTGACTCATTGTAACAAAAAAAAGCTAAACAAATAAAATGTTGACTTAATTTAATACTTTTTTAATGTTTTTTTTAGTAAATGAATATTTTTAAATATTCGTTTTATACTTGCTAGTAAGTATAAAAAGTAAGGAGGCTATAATGGCTGTAAAAAAGAAAAAAGCTGCCAAGAAGAAAGCAGCTCCTAAGAAAAAGACTGCTAGAAAAGCAGCAACTAAGAAAAAAGCTGTAAAGAAAAAAGCAGCACCTAAGAAAGCTGCAAAAAAGAAAGCAGCACCTAAGAAGAAAAAAGCCACTAAGAAAAAAGCTGCAAAGAGAAAAGCTGTAAAGAGAAAAGCAGCTAAGAAAAAAGCAGCACCTAAGAAAGCTGCAAAGAAAAAAGCGGCTCCTAAGAAGAAGAAGGCTGCACCTAAGAGAAAGGCTGCAAAGAAAAAAGCGGCTCCTAAGAAGAAGGCTGCACCTAAAAAGAAAAAGGCAGCTCCTAAGAAGAAGAAGGCAGCTCCAAAAAAAGCGGCTAAAAGAAAAGCAGCACCTAAGAAGGCTGCAAAAAGAAAAGCATCTCGTAAAAGAAGATAGTTTTCTAAGTTTTAAATATTTAAAACTAAAAAAGCGGGTTATAATCACCCGCTTTTTTTTATGATTGAAATTAGTAATTTATCATTTGCCCGCGGAAATTTTTTAATTTTTAAGGATGTCTCTTTTGCCGTTAACTCAGGAGAGATTCTGATTCTAAGAGGGCCTAACGGCAAAGGAAAAACAACTCTTCTCTCTAATATTATACAATTACTTGATCCTTTTTCTGGAGAGGTCAAATATCAAGGAATTAAAGTTGATAGCTATATCGCTAGTCAATGTTTTTTGTATCTTGGTGAAAATCATTTTGCCTATGATCAATTATCTCTTAATCAAAATATCGACTATTGGCTTTCTATCCATAATGTCACTTTTAATAAAACGATCATAGACCAAAGCATTAGATATTTATTTGGCGAGCTCAATCTCAATAAAAAATTTTATCAACTCTCTTTTGGTCAAAAAAAGAAACTGCAGCTTTTATTACTGATGCTTGTAAACAAACCAATTTGGATACTAGATGATCCTTTTAATGGCTTAGATAATGATACGATTATTAAAATTACAACATTATTATCAAAAAAAGTTGAAAACAAAGGAACAATTATCATTGCAAGTCATCAGAACTTAACTATTCCGCATAGAACCTATGAATTAACATGATTAATAATTTTTTTAAACTTTTGGCTAACGAATTTTCTTTGATGATCAAAGGAAGTATTTTTACTTTTGTTTTGTTCTGTTTATTAATGATCGCCTCTTCAATTTTTTCTCTCGCTCTTAGACATATTTCTTTTGATATTGAAATACCGTTGGCATTTTTGTGGATAATGATTTTTTTTATCTCACTAATCAAAGTTGAAAAAGTATATGCCTCCGATTTTTCTGAAGCCAAGCTTCAACAATATATTCTTTCTCCCTTTGCGCTTGAGATTATTATTTTTGTTAAAAATATAATGATTTATCTTAATTTACTAATTTTGTTTTTTATTTTTTCACCGATCATTTTAGTTATTTTAAACATTAACTTGTCATATCTATTTTCGATAAATATTCTTCTCGCACTTTCTCTCTTAAGCATTGTTTTTATTTCCTCAATGACTTCCTCAATTACGATTTCCAGAAACAATAAACTTTCGATTACCAGTGTCCTTACACTTCCTCTTTTTGTACCTATACTAATATTTTCAATGGCGATCAGTGATGTCATTGATATTGATATCAATAAACTTTATATATTTTTCTTAGCCTATTTTTTGCTTAATTTGGCTTTTTCTCCTTTACTAACGAGCTTTGCTCTGAAAAAACTATCTGTCTAATGTTTGCGATCACTCCTCAAATGATGTCCAGTTTTTTGAACTCGATTTCAAAGTATATTATTTTATTAGCTATCACTTTATGTGCTATTGCAGGGTTATTAATTTTTTTATTAGAAAATGACTATTACCAGGGAATATCTTTTAAGATTATGTTTATTCATGTGCCCGCTGCTTGGCTATCTTTAATGATATTTTTCTCAATGGGGATTAGCAGTATAATAGGACTTATATTTAAATCTCCGACATCCTTTACAATATCAAGATCACTTTCTCCAATTGGATTGATCATGAGTATTGTGGTGCTTATAACAGGATCAATTTGGGGAAATTTAACTTGGGGCACTTATTGGGTTTGGGATGCAAGACTAACGTCAATGCTTATTCTTGCTTTTATCTATCTTGGTCATTTATTTTTACTTTATTCATTTGAACACTTCCAAAAAGCAGATTTTGCGGCATCTATATTGGCAATTATTGGCATGGTAAATTTGCCAATTGTTAAATTTTCAGTTGATTGGTGGACGACTCTTCATCAGGGAAGCAGTGTTTTTAAAGTTGGTGGGCCCAGTATGACCACAGACTATCTCATCACACTAATGGTTAGTTTTTTTGGGATTTTATTGCTTTCATTATATTGGTTCACGAATATTTTCTATATTATTATCGAAAATAGACGTATCGAAAGAGCAAAATTACTGAATGACTAGTCTACAGTTTGTAATAATTTGTTATCTATTTTTTGCCACTGTTTGTGCTGTGACAACGATTATAATTATGCTGCTAAAGAAAAAAGTCTTTAATAAGAGCAGTGCAAATTATCAAATTAAACCGGCAGATTAAAAAAAGATTAATTTTTCTTTTTATTATTTTCTTTTGTTTTGCTTTCTCAATTTTTTTAATTAGCTACACCTTAAAGGATCAAATTGCCTACTTTGTATCTCCAACAGAATTAAAAAAAATGGACATAGCTTCTGATAAATATTTACGAGTCGGAGGTCTAGTCAAGGCCAATACTTTAAAGTTTGAAAATGAGAAATGGAACTTTGAAGTAGAAGATGAAGATGGAGGATCTATCAAAGTAGAATTTTCTAAATCTCTACCCGGACTTGTTGAGGAAGATAAAGGAATTATTGTTGAAGGCTATATGAGTCAAAATTCTATTTTCCTTGCCGAAATAGTTTTAGCAAAACATGATGAAAATTATATGCCTCAAAGTGCCATCGATAAGATGAAGAATGAAGGTATTTGGAGAGGGAATTAATTGATTTCTCTTTTTGGTAATTTAAGTTTTTATCTAACTCTATTTTTTATATTAATTTTCTACCTTGGATGGGGTAAAAAAATATTCTTAAAAGATCAGGTTTTAGTTAATCTTATTTATCTTGGTGGAATTACTCCTTTTATATTTTTGGTAATAGGTTTTACAGTATCTGATTTTAGTATACTGAATGTTATTCAAAATTCTTATATTGATGATCCATTATTTTTCAAAATAACATCTGCGTGGGGAAGTCACGAAGGCTCAATACTATTATGGATATTTCTTATCAATTTTTTTGGATTTACCTTTTTAAAGTCGAATAATAATTTTCAAATTCATAAACAAATAATATTTATTTCCTCCCTATTCATTTTATATCTTTTATTAAGCTCTAATCCTTTTGTTTATGTTGAAAACTCTTCAGAAATAGTTGGGTTAGGTCTTAATCCAATATTACAACACTTCTTATTTGTCATTCATCCACCAACATTATTTCTTGGTTATATAGGGCTGATCATTCCATTTGTATTGGCTAGTCACATATTGGTGACAAAGGATTTTTCCCAAAATTTGTTCAAACAAATGCTTTTTTGGGCAAAAATTTCATGGTTTTTTCTAACATTTGGAATTGTACTTGGATCTTACTGGGCTTATTCAGAACTTGGTTGGGGTGGTTGGTGGTTTTGGGACCCTGTAGAAAATATTTCTTTAATACCATGGCTTTTAAACACAGCCCTTATTCACTCCCTACAAGTTTCAATAAAAAATGATCAATTAAAACTTTGGTCATTAAATTTGGCTCTATACTCGTTTATTGCCGCAGTGTTTGGTACGTTTCTAGTGAGATCGAACTTAATTGTCTCTGTGCATAGCTTTGCTACCGATCCTTTAAGAGGTCTCTTTTTAATTGTAATCATTGGTTATCTTTTTTTAGTAACAATAAAATTAAATATCAAAAGCGCTTTACATTTTAATCAAGATACTTTTTCTTTAATTAGCAAAGAAAGTTTTCTTCTTTTAAATAATATTTTTTTTATCGCCTCAGCTTTAACAGTATTTATCGGAACTATTTACCCTTTGTTTAGTGAATTATTTTTTGAGTCATCAGTATCTATTGGTGCGCCATACTATAACTTCGCATTTAATATACTGATGGCCCCTATTATTTTACTTATGGCATTTGCTCCCCAAGTTTCATGGAATAAAAATGAAAATAAAAATAATAAAGTTTGGATTACAATTGTACTTGCTGGAGCTATTTCAATTATTTGTTTCTTTTATTTTACAAATATTTATTTTGCTATTGCCTGTTTTATTGCATCGCCAATTATGATTCAAAGTTTAATTGTAATTTTTAAAAGCTTTAACAAAGATCTTCGTTTTTATTCTCAATGGTTAGCTCATTTAAGTATTGCTATCTTTATTATAGCAGCTGTTTATACAGAACAATTTGATCAAGAAGAAAACTTTGTTTTTGAAAAGAATGGAAGTAGTCAACTATTGATGAGCAATAAGAGTGATGTTTACCTTAAAAATATAAAAGATACTTCATATACAAACTATCAAGAAATTTTAGTAGAATTATCAATCGTAAATGGCGATGATGAATATATTTTATCTCCATCAAAGAATATTTACCAACCATCGGGCCAAATAACGAACGAAGTAAGCACCGTTAACAAATGGTTACACCAATATTATGCAACAATTTCCTCTATTGAGAGTGACCGTGTTGCAATTAATTTAGTATATAAACCAATGATTAATTTACTTTGGATAAGTGCGATTATGCTCGTTTTTTCAATATTTCTATCAATAATCAAAAGAAGATGAGAAAAAGTCTCATTATACCTATTCTAGGCTTGGTCATTCTCGGGATCAGCGCCTTTATCTTTTTAAACAAAAACGAAGGAACAGGAAACAAAGATATAGCGTTACCCTCATCACTTTTTAATACTGCTGATTTTTATGATATGAAAACGCTTAATCAAAAAGAGTTAGACGATGTTTATATTGTTAACTTTTTTGCATCATGGTGTAAACCCTGCTTGGCAGAACATCCGTTGCTCATGGAATTACAATCAAAGGGAATGCAAATCATTGGAATAAATTTCAGAGATGATGAAGATAATTTTACTCAATGGATTAATGAACATGGAAATCCTTTTTTTCATATCATACGTGATGATGGGTCTATTGCATATGAAATGGGATTGATTGGAGTACCGGAAACATTTTTTATAGAGAAATCAAAGATACAAAAAAAAGTACAAGGTCCTTTATTTTATGAAGATATTGAAAAGTATTTATAAATTATTTTTTATCTTTTGTTTTGTTTTATTTACAAATATTTCTCTAGCTAATGTAAATCAACTTAGTGAATATTATAAAACAATAAGATGTTTGGTTTGTGAAGGGCAAAGCATACAAGAATCTGATACTGAATTTGCAATAAACTTAAAAGAGCAAATTCAAAAAAAGTATGAAAGTGGCATGGATCTTAAACAAATTAATCAAGAATTGATTACTATCTATGGCGAGGAAATATCATTTAGCCCCACTAATGATCATTTCATTTTATGGGGGTTACCTTTACTTTTACTATTAATAATTATTTTCTTAGTAAGAAATAAATATAAAAAGTAATTTTATCTAATTAAATTTAATCTAATTTTTAATTTACTTCTTTCGTTAGGAAGTAAGTGTTTATTCAGCCTCTTATTAATCACACTAAATACCGCGATAATAAATAAGGTAAAAATAATGAAATAAAGTCCTACAATGGGATAAGGCACAAAAGGGTTAAAAGTTTTATCTGCAAAATAACTCGCATAATAAATGGCGTCTCCTCTTTGTTGCCAAGCAGGAAAGCCTGTAAAAAATACTAAAGTAGTAGCGTGGAATAGGAAAATTGCTTCATTAGTATAAGAGGGCCAAGCTAAACGAAGCATAGTTGGCCAAATTATTCTTCTAAATTTTTTTACCCCACTAAATCCAAAAGAGTCTGCAGCTTCGATGTCTTTACTAGGAACAGCACGAAGAGCGCCATAAAAAATCTCTGCTGCATAAGCAGAAGTGTTGAAAAATAACACTATTAAAGCTCCTAGCCATGCTTTTGTAAGCCACCTTGTCTCCACGGTGACAGTCATAAAGCCCAGTTCAATATCAAAACCTAATTTTGGAAGAATGATAAAAAGATCATAAGCAAAAAAGAACTGAATAAATAATGGGGATCCTCTAAAGATAAAAATAAATATTCTAGAAGGCTTATTAAAAATCATATGCGAAGAGTTTTTGCCTAAAGCCAAAACAGTAGAGAACAAGAATCCAAATAGGAGCGCAAGGAACGCGAAGTAAATATTCCATATCATACCTGATCCGATTAGAACAAATTGCTCGCATAAAGTAATGTCAGCTTTTGGAAGGAGCCTTTCTCCGTAGCCAACTGATCGAAGTCCATAATCCAAAACTGTTTGATAGCAAGACATCTAAATTGTTTTTCCCGCCAATGTTGCTTGGCCCGTTGAAAGTTTATTTGAAAGTCGATCTAGAACTATTTGAGAAACATAAGTTAAAAGTAAATAAAAAATCATCAAAACTCCAAAATACCAGGCACGCCAATCAGGATGTGGGTAATCGTAAACGCCTGTTTTTATTCCCCCAAGCTCTCTAGCCCAATAAACAATATCTTCTATTCCAAGAAGAAAGAGGAGTGGCGTTGCTTTAATTAAAATCATCCATAAATTTGATAAACCAGGAAGGGCATATATCCACATTTGAGGTATTAAAATTCTTCTAAAAACTTGCTTCGGTGAAAAGCCAAAAGCTTCCCCTGTTTCTAGTTGAGATTTCGGAACAGCTGCCATTGCTCCAAACAATACATTCCCTGTAAATGCTCCGAAGACAAAACCAAAAGCCAAGAGAGCTAATGAAAAACCATAAAGATCATGAACCCATTCACTCGCAGCACTTAAGGGAAGCTTTGCAGCAGTGCAAACTACAAAATCATTTCCTTGACGTATCGGTTCTATTACCTCTGGGCAAAGAATTTTGTGGCGTAAATATTCAAAAGCTTGATCGAGCGCTATTGGAATAAATAAAAAGAAAACAATATCAGGAATGCCTCGTATCATTGCCAGATAGCCTTTTCCTAAAAATCTAATTAATCCTTG
The window above is part of the alpha proteobacterium HIMB59 genome. Proteins encoded here:
- a CDS encoding ABC transporter (PFAM: ABC transporter~TIGRFAM: heme ABC exporter, ATP-binding protein CcmA); this encodes MIEISNLSFARGNFLIFKDVSFAVNSGEILILRGPNGKGKTTLLSNIIQLLDPFSGEVKYQGIKVDSYIASQCFLYLGENHFAYDQLSLNQNIDYWLSIHNVTFNKTIIDQSIRYLFGELNLNKKFYQLSFGQKKKLQLLLLMLVNKPIWILDDPFNGLDNDTIIKITTLLSKKVENKGTIIIASHQNLTIPHRTYELT
- a CDS encoding CcmB protein (PFAM: CcmB protein~TIGRFAM: heme exporter protein CcmB) gives rise to the protein MINNFFKLLANEFSLMIKGSIFTFVLFCLLMIASSIFSLALRHISFDIEIPLAFLWIMIFFISLIKVEKVYASDFSEAKLQQYILSPFALEIIIFVKNIMIYLNLLILFFIFSPIILVILNINLSYLFSINILLALSLLSIVFISSMTSSITISRNNKLSITSVLTLPLFVPILIFSMAISDVIDIDINKLYIFFLAYFLLNLAFSPLLTSFALKKLSV
- a CDS encoding heme exporter protein CcmC (PFAM: Cytochrome C assembly protein~TIGRFAM: heme exporter protein CcmC), with amino-acid sequence MFAITPQMMSSFLNSISKYIILLAITLCAIAGLLIFLLENDYYQGISFKIMFIHVPAAWLSLMIFFSMGISSIIGLIFKSPTSFTISRSLSPIGLIMSIVVLITGSIWGNLTWGTYWVWDARLTSMLILAFIYLGHLFLLYSFEHFQKADFAASILAIIGMVNLPIVKFSVDWWTTLHQGSSVFKVGGPSMTTDYLITLMVSFFGILLLSLYWFTNIFYIIIENRRIERAKLLND
- a CDS encoding cytochrome c maturation CcmE-like protein (PFAM: CcmE), with protein sequence MQIIKLNRQIKKRLIFLFIIFFCFAFSIFLISYTLKDQIAYFVSPTELKKMDIASDKYLRVGGLVKANTLKFENEKWNFEVEDEDGGSIKVEFSKSLPGLVEEDKGIIVEGYMSQNSIFLAEIVLAKHDENYMPQSAIDKMKNEGIWRGN
- a CDS encoding cytochrome c assembly protein (PFAM: Cytochrome C assembly protein~TIGRFAM: c-type cytochrome biogenesis protein CcmF), coding for MISLFGNLSFYLTLFFILIFYLGWGKKIFLKDQVLVNLIYLGGITPFIFLVIGFTVSDFSILNVIQNSYIDDPLFFKITSAWGSHEGSILLWIFLINFFGFTFLKSNNNFQIHKQIIFISSLFILYLLLSSNPFVYVENSSEIVGLGLNPILQHFLFVIHPPTLFLGYIGLIIPFVLASHILVTKDFSQNLFKQMLFWAKISWFFLTFGIVLGSYWAYSELGWGGWWFWDPVENISLIPWLLNTALIHSLQVSIKNDQLKLWSLNLALYSFIAAVFGTFLVRSNLIVSVHSFATDPLRGLFLIVIIGYLFLVTIKLNIKSALHFNQDTFSLISKESFLLLNNIFFIASALTVFIGTIYPLFSELFFESSVSIGAPYYNFAFNILMAPIILLMAFAPQVSWNKNENKNNKVWITIVLAGAISIICFFYFTNIYFAIACFIASPIMIQSLIVIFKSFNKDLRFYSQWLAHLSIAIFIIAAVYTEQFDQEENFVFEKNGSSQLLMSNKSDVYLKNIKDTSYTNYQEILVELSIVNGDDEYILSPSKNIYQPSGQITNEVSTVNKWLHQYYATISSIESDRVAINLVYKPMINLLWISAIMLVFSIFLSIIKRR
- a CDS encoding Redoxin (PFAM: Redoxin~TIGRFAM: periplasmic protein thiol:disulfide oxidoreductases, DsbE subfamily); the encoded protein is MRKSLIIPILGLVILGISAFIFLNKNEGTGNKDIALPSSLFNTADFYDMKTLNQKELDDVYIVNFFASWCKPCLAEHPLLMELQSKGMQIIGINFRDDEDNFTQWINEHGNPFFHIIRDDGSIAYEMGLIGVPETFFIEKSKIQKKVQGPLFYEDIEKYL
- a CDS encoding cytochrome C biogenesis protein (PFAM: cytochrome C biogenesis protein) yields the protein MKILKSIYKLFFIFCFVLFTNISLANVNQLSEYYKTIRCLVCEGQSIQESDTEFAINLKEQIQKKYESGMDLKQINQELITIYGEEISFSPTNDHFILWGLPLLLLLIIIFLVRNKYKK
- a CDS encoding amino acid ABC transporter membrane protein, 2, PAAT family (PFAM: Binding-protein-dependent transport system inner membrane component), which translates into the protein MSCYQTVLDYGLRSVGYGERLLPKADITLCEQFVLIGSGMIWNIYFAFLALLFGFLFSTVLALGKNSSHMIFNKPSRIFIFIFRGSPLFIQFFFAYDLFIILPKLGFDIELGFMTVTVETRWLTKAWLGALIVLFFNTSAYAAEIFYGALRAVPSKDIEAADSFGFSGVKKFRRIIWPTMLRLAWPSYTNEAIFLFHATTLVFFTGFPAWQQRGDAIYYASYFADKTFNPFVPYPIVGLYFIIFTLFIIAVFSVINKRLNKHLLPNERSKLKIRLNLIR
- a CDS encoding amino acid ABC transporter membrane protein, 1, PAAT family (PFAM: Binding-protein-dependent transport system inner membrane component), with amino-acid sequence MFEYCADPKSLEGLVWLSCYVTTPKHMSFYGSFLVVMCLLSLAAPLAMLFGFIGAIASRSSQGLIRFLGKGYLAMIRGIPDIVFFLFIPIALDQAFEYLRHKILCPEVIEPIRQGNDFVVCTAAKLPLSAASEWVHDLYGFSLALLAFGFVFGAFTGNVLFGAMAAVPKSQLETGEAFGFSPKQVFRRILIPQMWIYALPGLSNLWMILIKATPLLFLLGIEDIVYWARELGGIKTGVYDYPHPDWRAWYFGVLMIFYLLLTYVSQIVLDRLSNKLSTGQATLAGKTI